Proteins encoded in a region of the Pocillopora verrucosa isolate sample1 chromosome 11, ASM3666991v2, whole genome shotgun sequence genome:
- the LOC131777917 gene encoding protein kinase C delta type: protein MGFIRVKLIEVEPASTWVKDPQSFDCYCAVHIKEAVMSASQGISLVQKKKTIYPEWNKCFDTHLYEGRVITIVVLQKPTGKVVADVSIGVQFLVDQCKRDAHGFSSVWLDLQPNGRLLVQVRHFIEVLDDPTKEGKPHENHSGLTGRRGAMRKQKCHIFNGHNYVARFFRQPVFCSVCTEFMWGFGKQGYQCTVCTKVCHKKCHDRIVSHCPGTQNVAEETKKMKERFKVDIPHKLGLTTYLRPTFCDHCGSMLYGLYKQGLKCKECGLNYHKKCERFIPNTCGINQMMLAEAIAITKKERIRKISQEQRQALGGKPSPTARGNNDDDDDDDDDDDHGVYETLWDAISPPVPQRTVSIKGKDVRRIEQPLYHIEDFNLLKVLGKGSFGKVLLCELKETKQAFAIKALKKDVVLEDDDVECTMVERRILALATRHPFLTHLHSAFQSQDHLFFVMEYLGGGDLMFHIQTVGKFDETRSRFYAAEIVCGLEFLHGRGIVYRDLKLDNVLLDADGHIKLADFGMCKEGISESKKATTFCGTPDYIAPEILKGWRYDSAADWWSFGVLLYEMLIGQSPFAGEDEEDLFDSICRDKVHYPKWISQPAEDCLSQLFERTPMERLGYRNGTNPAIRNHKFFERIDWVKLEDRRVAPPFKPNVGSDHDTNNFDPDFTMEAPRFTPTDKDLLQSMDQGQFRGFSFVNPYFGTQH, encoded by the exons ATGGGTTTTATCCGAGTAAAATTGATAGAAGTCGAGCCGGCGTCGACTTGGGTGAAAGACCCACAGTCCTTTGATTGTTACTGCGCTGTGCACATAAAAGAAGCAGTGATGTCTGCATCGCAGGGAATTTCACTAGTgcagaagaaaaagacaatttatCCAGAATGGAACAAGTGCTTTGATACTCATTTATACGAAGGCCGAGTAATAACCATTGTAGTTCTACAGAAACCTACTGGAAAGGTTGTAGCCGATGTCTCAATTGGAGTTCAGTTCTTGGTTGATCAATGCAAGCGTGATGCACATGGTTTTTCCAGTGTTTGG CTGGATCTTCAACCCAATGGCAGACTACTGGTTCAAGTGCGGCATTTTATTGAAGTTTTag ATGACCCTACCAAAGAAGGTAAACCCCATGAAAACCACAGTGGGCTCACTGGAAGGCGTGGTGCCATGCGAAAACAGAAATGTCACATTTTTAATGGTCACAATTATGTTGCCAGATTCTTTCGGCAGCctgtgttttgttctgtttgtacAGAATTTATGTG ggGATTTGGAAAGCAAGGATATCAATGCACTG TTTGTACAAAGGTGTGTCATAAAAAGTGTCATGACAGAATTGTCAGTCACTGCCCTGGAACACAAAATGTAGCTGAGGAAACCAAG aaaatgaaGGAGAGATTCAAAGTTGACATTCCACATAAATTGGGGCTAACAACATATTTAAGACCAACTTTTTGTGACCATTGTGGATCAATGTTGTATGGATTATACAAACAAGGCCtgaagtgcaaag AATGTGGCTTGAACTACCACAAGAAGTGCGAGAGATTCATTCCAAACACTTGCGGTATCAACCAAATGATGCTCGCGGAGGCAATAGCCATCACGAAG AAAGAGAGGATACGCAAGATTAGCCAAGAGCAAAGGCAAGCTCTAGGGGGCAAACCTTCTCCCACAGCTCGTggtaacaatgatgatgatgatgacgatgatgatgacgacgaccATGGTGTGTATGAAACTCTGTGGGACGCGATTTCTCCACCTGTGCCTCAAAGGACAGTCAGTATCAAAGGAAAAGATGTTAGAAGGATTGAACAACCTCTCTACCACATCGAAGATTTTAATCTGCTTAAAGTTCTGGGAAAAGGGAGCTTTGGCAAG GTGCTACTCTGTGAGCTGAAAGAAACGAAACAAGCATTTGCAATTAAAGCACTGAAAAAAGATGTGGTTTTAGAAGATGATGATGTTGAATGCACCATGGTGGAAAGAAGAATTCTGGCACTGGCGACGAGGCATCCTTTTTTGACTCATCTTCATTCTGCGTTTCAGTCTCAG GATCACTTATTTTTCGTCATGGAGTACCTCGGAGGCGGTGACTTGATGTTCCACATACAAACTGTCGGCAAGTTTGATGAGACAAGATCCAG GTTCTATGCTGCTGAAATTGTGTGTGGCTTGGAATTCTTACATGGTCGAGGAATCGTTTACAG AGATCTAAAACTCGACAATGTTCTGCTGGATGCAGATGGTCACATCAAATTAGCAGACTTCGGTATGTGCAAGGAAGGAATTTCCGAATCAAAGAAGGCGACAACATTCTGTGGAACGCCAGACTACATTGCACCCGAG ATACTGAAGGGATGGCGTTACGACTCGGCAGCTGATTGGTGGTCTTTTGGTGTTCTTTTATACGAGATGCTGATTGGTCAG TCTCCGTTCGCTGGTGAAGACGAGGAAGATTTGTTTGACTCCATCTGCCGTGATAAGGTTCATTATCCAAAGTGGATCTCACAACCTGCAGAAGATTGCTTGAGCCAG CTCTTTGAAAGGACCCCGATGGAGAGGCTCGGCTACAGAAATGGAACCAACCCGGCCATCCGAAATCACAAGTTTTTTGAACGCATTGATTGGGTTAAGCTTGAAGACAGGAGAGTAGCACCACCCTTCAAACCTAATGTG GGTTCAGATCACGATACGAACAATTTTGATCCCGATTTCACCATGGAAGCACCACGGTTTACCCCAACAGACAAAGATCTACTGCAGTCAATGGACCAGGGACAATTCCGAGGATTCTCGTTTGTAAATCCTTACTTTGGTACACAGCACTAA
- the LOC131777936 gene encoding uncharacterized protein, translating into MTSHPARKRRKLVLHLDVNNTVFIGDSITKQVTPESALNEYLVDVVWGKLDTTGSWKSADNSLHDKPPDQEAISYYRFAQSKYNGKPRKHFKTHIRNFTEEEIGKPFRSFYSQMLTALEFPGDLKCSNGELPSFKDNSGKSYHCIVPSFYKLLDHLFKSGREFAIVFRTFGGDGQIVLKAARDFIDEMILKNPQHHQTSVSSGKLVDSLSFGLKFTTGTVTQSNDHISLEFPGEVTLSNSWDIYTYFSHATGIQLVVDDYSWWKAQDFCSTAAKPLLIDPCDESVHHIMFDDNFRPWEPEDSIVNVLAVKDKQFCTVDPAIFDNMCVVKADLYQSICNENYFVDKIELCEGNYRKFVLESENKEVN; encoded by the coding sequence ATGACATCGCATCCAGCCCGGAAGCGGCGAAAGCTGGTGTTACACTTGGATGTTAACAACACCGTGTTCATTGGTGATTCTATTACAAAACAAGTGACACCAGAATCAGCTTTGAACGAGTATCTTGTGGATGTCGTTTGGGGAAAACTGGACACCACGGGATCATGGAAAAGCGCAGATAACAGCCTACATGACAAACCCCCTGATCAAGAAGCGATATCTTACTATCGATTTGCACAATCAAAGTATAATGGAAAGCcacgaaaacattttaaaacgcACATTCGCAACTTCACGGAAGAAGAGATCGGAAAACCATTCAGGAGCTTTTATAGCCAAATGCTGACGGCTCTGGAATTCCCAGGCGACCTAAAATGCAGTAATGGGGAGCTACCCTCCTTCAAAGACAACTCTGGAAAATCTTATCATTGTATTGTACCCTCCTTTTACAAACTTTTGGACCATTTGTTCAAGAGTGGACGAGAGTTTGCCATTGTTTTCCGAACTTTTGGTGGGGACGGTCAAATCGTGTTGAAGGCTGCAAGAGATTTCATTGACGAAATGATCCTCAAGAATCCACAGCATCACCAGACATCTGTCTCAAGTGGGAAACTTGTGGACAGTTTATCATTTGGATTAAAATTCACCACTGGGACAGTGACACAGTCAAATGACCACATCTCTTTGGAATTTCCAGGAGAAGTTACACTTTCAAACTCATGGGATATTTATACATATTTCAGCCATGCCACAGGGATTCAACTAGTTGTAGATGATTATTCATGGTGGAAAGCCCAAGATTTTTGCTCAACAGCAGCAAAACCTTTATTAATTGATCCATGCGATGAATCAGTTCATCACATCATGTTTGACGATAATTTCCGTCCATGGGAGCCAGAGGATAGCATTGTCAATGTATTAGCAGTAAAGGATAAGCAGTTTTGCACAGTGGATCCAGCAATTTTTGATAATATGTGTGTAGTGAAAGCTGATCTTTATCAAAGCATTTGTAATGAAAACTATTTCgtagataaaattgaattgtgTGAAGGGAATTATCGGAAGTTTGTGTTAgaatcagaaaataaagaagtAAATTAG